In Ferrimicrobium sp., a genomic segment contains:
- a CDS encoding aminotransferase class I/II-fold pyridoxal phosphate-dependent enzyme, which translates to MKEFATTGISTVAMLREIAYESGLEVVDAAVGSPVDPPPAVVPRLLASSGTERHYPRSDGSTAFKEAVLGWLTSEVGVDLDAHQVGATIGSKEFISSLPLLLARGRPDRDVVLIPPIAYPSYAVGAKWAGLETYRVPAKTDGTLDLDAIPEEVARRALLFWVNSPNNPTGMIESLAPVAHFGDRHGVIIASDECYHDFGWTREPESLLGFGVSGHLALYSLSKRSNLAGLRIGMYAGDGDLVQEIALARRELGLMPPGPVQAVAAGVLGDREHVVEQRRRYAERLRLVSGWLENLLGVPVRLPDGGIYLWVRAPEEFNQDGATLGVMLARKFGLVTAPGADYGDARFLRVSMTISTKQMETLASRLG; encoded by the coding sequence GTGAAGGAGTTTGCAACAACTGGAATTTCTACGGTCGCGATGCTACGGGAGATTGCCTATGAGAGTGGGCTTGAGGTGGTCGATGCTGCCGTTGGTTCACCCGTCGATCCTCCGCCGGCGGTCGTTCCGCGTCTGCTCGCTTCTTCAGGAACCGAGCGACACTATCCGCGATCTGATGGGTCGACCGCCTTCAAAGAGGCAGTCTTAGGCTGGCTGACCAGTGAAGTCGGTGTGGATCTCGACGCCCATCAAGTGGGCGCTACGATCGGATCGAAGGAATTTATCTCCTCCCTGCCACTGCTCCTGGCCAGGGGGCGCCCAGATCGTGATGTCGTGCTGATCCCACCGATCGCCTATCCGAGTTATGCAGTAGGTGCCAAGTGGGCAGGACTCGAGACCTACCGTGTTCCGGCGAAGACAGACGGGACGCTGGATCTCGATGCGATTCCGGAGGAGGTCGCAAGACGGGCGTTGCTGTTCTGGGTCAATTCACCAAACAATCCGACCGGGATGATCGAGAGTCTTGCCCCGGTGGCACACTTTGGAGATCGACATGGCGTGATCATTGCCTCCGATGAGTGCTATCACGACTTCGGTTGGACTCGCGAACCTGAGTCGTTGCTTGGATTCGGTGTTTCGGGGCACCTTGCGCTCTATTCGTTGTCCAAACGCTCAAATCTTGCTGGGCTTCGCATCGGTATGTACGCTGGTGATGGCGATCTCGTCCAAGAGATCGCCCTCGCGAGACGCGAACTTGGACTCATGCCTCCAGGTCCGGTGCAGGCGGTCGCTGCTGGAGTCCTGGGAGATCGAGAGCATGTCGTTGAACAGCGTCGTCGGTACGCTGAACGGCTGCGTTTGGTCTCCGGCTGGCTAGAGAACCTGCTTGGTGTTCCGGTGCGGCTTCCCGATGGCGGGATCTATCTCTGGGTGCGCGCGCCCGAGGAGTTCAATCAAGACGGCGCAACGCTCGGTGTAATGCTGGCCAGAAAGTTTGGATTGGTCACGGCGCCAGGTGCCGACTATGGTGATGCTCGTTTTCTACGCGTCTCCATGACGATATCTACCAAACAGATGGAGACATTAGCGTCGCGGCTTGGGTGA
- a CDS encoding 2,3,4,5-tetrahydropyridine-2,6-dicarboxylate N-succinyltransferase, which produces MVVSAEIEALYERRNSLSPDDVHARRQVFEVLTELDQGRLRVAEFDESTGTVIVHEWLKKAILLSFRLRGLSTHTVGPFEFVDRLPLKRDYAKAGVRVVPGASARFGSYLGPGVTLMPSYVNIGAWVGAETMVDTWATVGSCAQIGERVHLSGGVGIGGVLEPPQAVPVIVGDDAFVGSRAMVVEGARVGDGAVIGAGTIVTPTIPIFDLATGQELERGVIPAWSVAVTGTRLRESVGATFGMSCILIISRLDPGRRHEKTELNAILRDHGAGL; this is translated from the coding sequence ATGGTTGTTTCTGCCGAGATCGAGGCTCTCTATGAGCGACGCAACTCGTTGTCACCCGATGACGTGCATGCAAGGCGACAGGTGTTTGAGGTACTTACCGAACTCGACCAGGGCAGGTTACGTGTCGCAGAGTTCGATGAGTCCACTGGGACGGTCATCGTTCACGAGTGGCTGAAGAAGGCGATTCTGCTCTCCTTCCGCCTCCGTGGACTATCGACGCATACGGTTGGTCCTTTTGAATTTGTGGATCGACTGCCACTGAAACGCGATTACGCCAAGGCCGGTGTACGTGTCGTCCCTGGGGCTTCGGCGCGTTTTGGATCCTACCTCGGCCCAGGAGTTACCCTCATGCCGAGCTATGTTAATATCGGGGCTTGGGTTGGAGCTGAGACGATGGTAGACACGTGGGCTACTGTCGGCTCCTGTGCGCAGATCGGCGAACGTGTCCACCTATCAGGGGGGGTCGGAATCGGTGGCGTGCTTGAACCCCCTCAGGCGGTACCGGTCATTGTCGGTGACGATGCCTTTGTGGGCTCTCGTGCCATGGTGGTGGAGGGTGCGCGCGTGGGGGATGGCGCCGTGATTGGCGCTGGGACAATTGTAACCCCTACGATCCCGATTTTTGATCTTGCTACCGGTCAGGAGCTTGAACGAGGAGTGATTCCTGCATGGTCGGTCGCGGTGACAGGGACGAGACTGCGTGAGAGTGTGGGGGCCACCTTCGGCATGAGCTGCATTCTGATCATCTCTCGGCTTGACCCGGGGCGGCGGCACGAGAAGACGGAACTCAACGCGATTCTGCGAGATCACGGTGCGGGTCTGTGA
- the dapE gene encoding succinyl-diaminopimelate desuccinylase — MSDLLVTYARELLAIPSVSGEEKAIADYVVAQLSSKANWRVDRVGDTIIAQRDGKVGARILLCGHLDTVPGDPHIDEDDEAFYGLGSCDMKGGLAVMLALADREYASALTLVFYPCEEVAFDRNGLHSLSPSWEAMVADHDLAVLLEPTDGVVELGCQGTLRMRFELMGARAHTSRPWMGQNAIDRLGVVLERASEFERRSPVLGRVSFQESLSPVRVESFVANNVVPDEAKLWINYRFAPDLTTAEAQARLLAWFKPVLGENDIVVLEDGAAGARPVSSGFEGLIDAAGQPKAKLGWTDVSFLASLGLPSVNYGPGEPLLAHSGHERLVKSALATTLETLSEWILSQAG, encoded by the coding sequence GTGAGTGACCTCCTGGTCACGTACGCTCGAGAGCTGCTGGCAATCCCCTCGGTCTCGGGGGAGGAGAAGGCTATCGCCGATTACGTGGTAGCGCAACTGAGCAGTAAGGCGAACTGGCGAGTGGATCGGGTTGGCGACACGATCATCGCTCAACGCGACGGGAAGGTCGGTGCGAGAATCCTTCTCTGTGGGCACCTCGATACCGTCCCTGGCGATCCACATATTGATGAGGACGATGAGGCGTTCTACGGTCTGGGTTCCTGCGACATGAAGGGTGGTTTGGCGGTGATGCTAGCCCTTGCCGATCGGGAGTATGCCAGCGCGCTGACCTTGGTCTTTTACCCTTGCGAGGAGGTTGCCTTCGACCGGAATGGTCTGCATTCCCTTAGTCCCTCCTGGGAGGCGATGGTGGCTGACCACGATCTAGCGGTCTTGCTGGAACCCACCGATGGGGTCGTGGAACTCGGGTGCCAAGGGACTCTGAGAATGCGTTTTGAGCTGATGGGTGCGCGCGCACACACCTCTCGACCATGGATGGGTCAGAACGCGATCGATCGCCTGGGGGTGGTTCTGGAGCGGGCATCGGAGTTTGAACGACGGAGTCCTGTCCTTGGGCGGGTGAGCTTCCAAGAGTCATTATCGCCAGTACGTGTCGAGAGTTTTGTCGCCAACAACGTGGTGCCAGACGAGGCAAAGTTATGGATCAACTACCGTTTTGCGCCGGATCTCACCACTGCCGAGGCCCAGGCACGACTTCTTGCTTGGTTCAAACCAGTGCTCGGTGAGAACGATATCGTCGTTCTTGAGGATGGCGCGGCCGGAGCCAGGCCCGTATCGAGTGGCTTTGAGGGACTGATCGATGCTGCAGGCCAGCCCAAAGCGAAACTTGGTTGGACAGATGTGAGTTTTCTCGCCTCCCTGGGCCTTCCTTCGGTGAACTATGGACCAGGGGAACCGCTCCTGGCGCACAGTGGACATGAACGATTGGTCAAGTCGGCGTTAGCGACGACGCTCGAGACGCTCTCTGAGTGGATCTTGAGCCAAGCAGGCTGA
- the lexA gene encoding transcriptional repressor LexA, whose protein sequence is MRTEIVSFLKETLDQRGYPPSIREIGVHVGLSSPASVQHHLRRLESDGLIHRDPTRSRAISLANEPPRAIELPLLADVGAGYSVVAEATTTETLAVPASMIGSGDHFALRVRGDSMVDVGIFDGDYAIVHQQADAHDGEIVIATIDDQFGTIKVLRKVGNRVLLEARNRRDPNLQLPTEITNRGRVQGKVIAIWRTL, encoded by the coding sequence GTGAGAACCGAAATCGTAAGTTTCCTGAAAGAGACCCTCGACCAGCGTGGCTACCCACCCTCGATTCGAGAGATCGGCGTTCATGTTGGACTCTCCTCTCCTGCCTCCGTGCAGCACCATCTTCGGCGACTTGAATCCGATGGGTTGATCCATCGCGACCCTACACGCTCGCGGGCGATCTCGCTTGCCAACGAACCACCGCGAGCTATCGAGCTGCCGCTGCTGGCTGATGTTGGCGCTGGTTACTCGGTGGTCGCAGAGGCAACCACCACCGAGACGCTTGCGGTCCCAGCATCGATGATCGGGAGCGGTGATCACTTTGCCCTGCGAGTCCGCGGTGATTCCATGGTCGACGTCGGGATCTTTGACGGTGATTACGCCATCGTGCATCAGCAAGCCGATGCTCACGACGGTGAGATCGTGATCGCGACAATCGACGATCAATTCGGAACGATCAAGGTGTTACGAAAGGTGGGCAATCGCGTGTTGCTAGAGGCTCGCAATCGGCGGGACCCAAACCTACAGCTCCCAACAGAGATCACCAACCGAGGGCGAGTCCAAGGAAAGGTGATCGCCATCTGGCGCACTCTCTAG
- the nrdR gene encoding transcriptional regulator NrdR: MRCPYCNADDTRVIESRVVEDGEAIRRRRECGSCSRRFTTFERYAGAKTMVIKRTGEHEEFDREKIVRGMLAALKNRPVAPAEVDRIVFDLEEQLRSLTEVTSTEIGLRILEQLRTLDEVGYLRFASVYKNFDGVDDFRREVLEIDDRSFTLRKKEDEGGRE; encoded by the coding sequence GTGCGATGCCCCTATTGCAATGCGGATGACACGCGAGTCATCGAGTCTCGTGTGGTGGAAGATGGTGAGGCGATTCGTCGCCGCCGTGAATGTGGTAGCTGTTCGAGGCGATTTACTACCTTTGAGCGCTACGCCGGTGCGAAGACCATGGTGATCAAACGTACTGGCGAACACGAGGAGTTCGATCGCGAGAAGATTGTTCGCGGTATGCTGGCCGCATTGAAGAATCGACCGGTGGCCCCAGCGGAGGTTGACCGGATCGTCTTCGACCTTGAGGAACAACTTCGATCCCTTACCGAGGTCACCTCGACGGAGATTGGTCTGCGGATACTGGAGCAACTGCGTACGTTAGACGAGGTCGGCTATCTCCGCTTTGCCAGCGTGTATAAGAACTTCGATGGGGTGGATGATTTTCGACGCGAGGTTTTGGAAATTGATGATCGGAGTTTTACGTTGCGTAAGAAAGAGGATGAAGGAGGACGCGAGTGA